The following are encoded in a window of Deltaproteobacteria bacterium genomic DNA:
- a CDS encoding MerR family transcriptional regulator — MKTNEVMQKVLLNIDQVSKLTGVKKTTLRYWEKEFSEFLQPQRTDTNRRQYSFNDIKKVETLKQLIEVEKYKSIGVKMKLGLIKNYSSSA, encoded by the coding sequence ATGAAAACCAATGAGGTGATGCAAAAGGTTTTGTTAAATATTGATCAGGTATCTAAGCTGACCGGCGTGAAAAAGACAACGCTTAGATACTGGGAAAAGGAATTCAGCGAATTCTTACAGCCTCAACGTACCGATACCAACCGTCGCCAGTATTCTTTCAATGATATCAAGAAAGTAGAAACCCTGAAGCAGCTCATCGAGGTGGAGAAATATAAATCCATTGGTGTCAAGATGAAGCTCGGTCTAATCAAGAACTATTCTTCCTCAGCCTGA